The sequence TCCCAATGTTACGAGCCTCGTCACGCGCTGGTATAATGACACTTATTCTTATAAATGGACTATAGCTATCCTCCACTTTGAACTGTGGCTGCAAACGCCACCCACGCCTGTATAAAATCATCAGGATGACGTAGCTAATGGTGAACGACAGGCAAATAATTTGCAGGATAAGCATCAGGTTAACAGGCATTTAGCCATTACAGGCAGTGATTCAGAATCAAAAAAACGATGGCCTTTCTCCAAAATATGCAATTCCACGCTATCCAGTTCGTTCTTGAACTTTTTTGCCAGCGGCACTGGTATGATGCGATCGTAGCTACCCATGAAGATGTGCACCGGAACGTGATGTTTCCGAATCACCATTCTCAACTTTTTGCTATCCGGTATCAATTCACTCATGCCCGGCCATACCCGAAGTAAAAAGTTTCGTGCGCTCTCGGTTTGCAGGTATTGCATCGCAAATTTGTACCGTGACTCGTCCAGCCATTTGCGCCTTCTTGCAAACTCTATGAGCCCCATATACCGCTGGGGGTCTGTAAGGAACCTCCGAAAGATAGTGCTGCCCAGGACTGTTCGAGTCATAAAATAATAGAACGGATTAAACGCGAGGCCGTCGGGAGCAATGAGCAGGACTTTATCTATAAGACCCGGCATCAGCTCTACAGCTTTCAAGCACACACGCCCCCCCATGCTATAACCCATAAGGCACAGGTCGTCCACCTTATATTCGGCCAGCAGGAATTTCACCAGTTGCTTTAGCTGGGGCACATCAAACCGGCGTAGTTCCGGCCATTCACTTTTTCCATGGTGCGGCAGGTCGATCGAAATGATTGTGTATTCTTTACCCAGGTAGGCCGCAAACGGCTGAAAGATCTGCGCTGCATTGTTATAGCCATGAAAAGCTAGGAGCAATTTTTTACCCGAACCCATAGCCAGGTAATGCAGCTGTTCATTGCCTAATGTGATATATCCCGATAACGTATGCATCGTGCCGCTCAAAAATAAAACATTAGGCTGACCAGCGTCAGGAGGTTTAACATTTACTGAGCACGATTTTTGTTTAGCTTTAAATAAACAATCTGGTTGTTTATGGAAACTATGATCAACACACAGCAGGGCGGTGGCTTCCTGGTTCACCCTTCTGACTCTGCCAATACCTTCACGCCTGAAGATTTTACAGAAGAACAGCGGATGATAGAGGCCACTTGCCGCGAATTTCTCGATAAAGAAGTACTTCCTCATATTCTTGATATTGACAAACAGCAACCGGGTTTGATGCCTTCGCTGCTGGATAAAGCTGCTGAACTAGGTTTACTCGGAGCCGCATTCCCTGAGCAGTATGGCGGTCTGGGCGAAGACTTCGTAACGGCCACGCTGATCACAGAAGCCTTGGGTGGCGGACATTCGTTCGCAGTGGCTATGGCTGCCCATACTGGTATCGGTTCTCTGCCTATACTCTATTTCGGCAACGAAGAGCAGAAGCAGAAATACATGCCCAAGCTCGCTTCCGGCGAGCTAAAAGGCGCCTATGCACTCACTGAGCCTAACTCCGGATCTGATGCGCTTGCGGCACGTACTACCGCTACACTCAGCGAGGACGGCAAACATTATGTACTCAACGGGCAGAAGATCTGGATCACCAACGCTGGCTTTGCCGATGTATTTACGGTCTTTGCCAAGATAGATGGCGATAAGTTCAG comes from Polluticoccus soli and encodes:
- a CDS encoding alpha/beta fold hydrolase, coding for MHTLSGYITLGNEQLHYLAMGSGKKLLLAFHGYNNAAQIFQPFAAYLGKEYTIISIDLPHHGKSEWPELRRFDVPQLKQLVKFLLAEYKVDDLCLMGYSMGGRVCLKAVELMPGLIDKVLLIAPDGLAFNPFYYFMTRTVLGSTIFRRFLTDPQRYMGLIEFARRRKWLDESRYKFAMQYLQTESARNFLLRVWPGMSELIPDSKKLRMVIRKHHVPVHIFMGSYDRIIPVPLAKKFKNELDSVELHILEKGHRFFDSESLPVMAKCLLT